In the genome of Raphanus sativus cultivar WK10039 chromosome 4, ASM80110v3, whole genome shotgun sequence, one region contains:
- the LOC108854339 gene encoding protein PLASTID MOVEMENT IMPAIRED 1-RELATED 2 isoform X2, which produces MSSTDREDSYNGQQLLRDIKEVSKALYLNNNPPQRPLLSLPPPVRSRSLAENGLLLPDKKKRSSVAWDWKKPLKAIAHLGQRRFDVCFLLHVHSIEGLPSSLDGTKLVVQWKRKDEVMSTQPCSVSQGTAEFEETLTHRCSVYGSKHGPHRSAKYEQKLFLVCASPVDAPWLVLGKHWVDLARILPLSLEEMEGARRSSRKWDTSFELSGVAEEGSAVLNLSFDYSVVTSSVCDSTSGGGGSVVLKRVGSVPSMERRSSSPLDDGNGKVSHQLSPNLSLDLSRSVDLLYEKLSEQNQERSTGTDVKYDHLETDKQADDSDNTGKRTDSKESSEIEIIDVLELLKDEDEDAAVLEETFFVDQLSVAELKSGGPKSALSSHVEIKSSSAIDDSTDKEAKSSYKAAMILTKSRSLDDITESVANDFLKMLELEESSYIYTSDGEPTSPRESLLREFEKEALASGNCLLDGGGEEYVSDTDEEPNDFSFSSSSVGEGKSQILISRRSAKLLEDLETETLMREWELDDNSVCSDGFGSPIELPVGEELDLPPLGDNIGGPFVWTKGGGCIRSMSPLLFRKCKDASRLIMQVSVPVVLVPELGSDVLEILQSLAASGIQGLCSEINALMPLEDIVGKTIHEVIEDTAFERTAHDCSSKENFGGFGSGYVPLDALASLAIDGIESLSVEGLKIQYSMSDQDPPSVTAPKPMDQSEALELISFSLTLDEWLRLDHGTSGTHMRKRSSAHHAYQDQASNGKGNNTLGNKLTLALRVLLRDPSRYNEPVGASMLALIQVERSLVSSDPPVCSLAQEESFDDDTHLWRIIDIGLAGLKTEPGVDHPWGTKTQQESGSRWLLASGTGKTNNCQASKSKAIIVSNPQATRKNLDSLWSITIDSRHNQEDSSIGETCSFGLHLTAGKSRLKFKVQGW; this is translated from the exons ATGTCCTCTACTGATAGAGAGGATTCATACAATGGGCAGCAGCTGTTGAGGGACATTAAGGAGGTAAGCAAAGCTCTTTACTTGAACAACAACCCACCTCAGAGGCCACTCCTTTCGTTGCCTCCTCCTGTCCGATCTAGATCTCTTGCAGAGAATGGACTTTTACTGCCagataagaagaagagatcGTCAGTAGCATGGGACTGGAAGAAGCCTCTGAAAGCTATAGCTCATTTGGGGCAGCGTAGGTTTGATGTTTGTTTCCTTCTCCACGTTCACTCCATCGAAGGCCTGCCTTCGAGTTTGGACGGTACTAAACTAGTTGTCCAGTGGAAGAGGAAAGACGAGGTGATGTCCACTCAACCTTGCAGTGTTTCGCAAGGAACTGCCGAGTTTGAGGAGACTTTGACGCATAGATGTTCGGTCTACGGTAGCAAACATGGGCCCCATCGTTCTGCGAAATACGAGCAGAAGCTTTTCTTGGTCTGTGCCTCTCCCGTCGATGCTCCCTGGCTTGTTCTAGGGAAGCACTGGGTTGATCTCGCCAGGATCTTGCCTTTGTCTCTTGAGGAGATGGAAGGTGCGAGAAGAAGCTCGAGGAAGTGGGACACGAGCTTCGAGCTGTCTGGTGTGGCGGAGGAGGGTTCTGCTGTGTTGAATCTTAGTTTTGATTACTCGGTTGTCACCAGCTCTGTCTGTGATTCAactagtggtggtggtgggagtGTGGTGCTGAAGCGAGTTGGTAGTGTTCCGAGTATGGAGCGTAGATCTTCTTCACCGCTTGATGATGGGAATGGGAAGGTCTCCCATCAACTCTCGCCGAATCTGAGCCTTGATCTTTCAAGGTCGGTTGATCTTCTCTATGAAAAACTTAGCGAACAAAACCAAGAAAGATCAACAGGAACTGATGTAAAGTATGACCATCTGGAGACTGATAAGCAAGCAGATGACTCTGACAACACTGGAAAAAGAACTGATTCAAAGGAGTCCTCAGAAATTGAAATAATTGATGTCCTTGAGTTACTTAAAGACGAAGATGAAGATGCAGCCGTTTTAGAGGAAACCTTTTTTGTTGATCAGTTATCAGTGGCCGAGCTAAAAAGTGGAGGCCCCAAGTCTGCTTTAAGTAGCCATGTTGAGATTAAATCTTCATCAGCCATCGATGATTCTACTGACAAAGAAGCTAAATCTAGTTACAAAGCTGCAATGATATTGACGAAGTCACGAAGCTTGGATGACATTACCGAATCTGTGGCTAATGATTTTCTAAAGATGCTTGAACTTGAGGAAAGTTCTTATATATATACCTCAGATGGTGAACCTACATCTCCGCGTGAATCTCTGCTTCGAGAGTTCGAGAAGGAGGCTCTGGCTTCTGGAAACTGTCTCTTAGATGGTGGGGGAGAAGAATATGTGTCTGATACTGATGAGGAACCGAATGATTTCTCATTCTCCTCAAGTTCCGTGGGTGAGGGAAAGTCTCAGATCTTAATAAGCAGAAGGAGTGCCAAGCTACTTGAAGATTTGGAAACTGAAACTTTAATGCGAGAATGGGAGTTAGATGACAACAGTGTTTGCTCCGATGGGTTTGGAAGTCCAATAGAGCTTCCGGTTGGCGAGGAACTAGATTTGCCGCCACTTGGAGATAATATTGGTGGTCCTTTTGTTTGGACAAAAGGAGGAGGGTGTATCCGGTCTATGAGTCCGTTATTGTTCAGAAAGTGTAAGGATGCATCACGTCTGATCATGCAAGTTTCAGTCCCTGTGGTGTTAGTACCAGAATTAGGTTCTGATGTTCTTGAAATACTTCAAAGTTTGGCAGCTTCTGGAATCCAAGGGCTCTGCTCTGAGATTAATGCATTGATGCCTTTGGAAGATATCGTGGGGAAGACAATACATGAAGTTATCGAGGACACAGCATTTGAGAG AACCGCACATGATTGTTcttcaaaagaaaattttggGGGCTTTGGATCAGGTTATGTACCTCTTGACGCTCTTGCTTCCTTAGCTATTGATGGGATAGAGAGTCTGTCGGTAGAAGGATTAAAGATTCAATACAGCATGTCAGACCAAGATCCACCATCAGTCACTGCACCAAAACCCATGGATCAATCCGAGGCTTTGGAGTTGATTAGTTTTTCGTTAACGTTGGATGAGTGGTTAAGGCTTGACCATGGAACATCAGGAACACATATGAGAAAGAGAAGCTCAGCTCACCATGCCTATCAAGATCAAGCTTCTAATGGAAAGGGTAATAATACCTTAGGGAACAAGTTGACACTTGCTCTTAGAGTATTGCTTAGAGATCCATCTCGATATAATGAACCTGTTGGTGCATCTATGCTTGCTCTGATTCAAGTTGAAAGGTCTCTGGTTTCCTCAGATCCACCTGTGTGTAGTTTGGCTCAAGAAGAGTCCTTTGATGACGATACACATTTGTGGAGAATCATTGACATTGGTCTTGCGGGTTTGAAAACTGAGCCTGGTGTAGACCATCCGTGGGGTACGAAAACCCAGCAAGAGTCTGGATCCCGCTGGTTACTTGCAAGTGGTACTGGCAAAACCAACAACTGTCAAGCTTCTAAGTCAAAGGCGATCATTGTATCAAACCCACAAGCAACCAGAAAGAACTTGGACTCATTGTGGAGTATAACAATCGATAGCAGGCACAATCAAGAAG ACTCGTCAATAGGAGAAACATGTAGCTTTGGTCTCCATCTTACTGCAGGAAAATCAAGGCTAAAATTCAAG GTTCAAGGCTGGTAA
- the LOC108854339 gene encoding protein PLASTID MOVEMENT IMPAIRED 1-RELATED 2 isoform X1 yields the protein MSSTDREDSYNGQQLLRDIKEVSKALYLNNNPPQRPLLSLPPPVRSRSLAENGLLLPDKKKRSSVAWDWKKPLKAIAHLGQRRFDVCFLLHVHSIEGLPSSLDGTKLVVQWKRKDEVMSTQPCSVSQGTAEFEETLTHRCSVYGSKHGPHRSAKYEQKLFLVCASPVDAPWLVLGKHWVDLARILPLSLEEMEGARRSSRKWDTSFELSGVAEEGSAVLNLSFDYSVVTSSVCDSTSGGGGSVVLKRVGSVPSMERRSSSPLDDGNGKVSHQLSPNLSLDLSRSVDLLYEKLSEQNQERSTGTDVKYDHLETDKQADDSDNTGKRTDSKESSEIEIIDVLELLKDEDEDAAVLEETFFVDQLSVAELKSGGPKSALSSHVEIKSSSAIDDSTDKEAKSSYKAAMILTKSRSLDDITESVANDFLKMLELEESSYIYTSDGEPTSPRESLLREFEKEALASGNCLLDGGGEEYVSDTDEEPNDFSFSSSSVGEGKSQILISRRSAKLLEDLETETLMREWELDDNSVCSDGFGSPIELPVGEELDLPPLGDNIGGPFVWTKGGGCIRSMSPLLFRKCKDASRLIMQVSVPVVLVPELGSDVLEILQSLAASGIQGLCSEINALMPLEDIVGKTIHEVIEDTAFERTAHDCSSKENFGGFGSGYVPLDALASLAIDGIESLSVEGLKIQYSMSDQDPPSVTAPKPMDQSEALELISFSLTLDEWLRLDHGTSGTHMRKRSSAHHAYQDQASNGKGNNTLGNKLTLALRVLLRDPSRYNEPVGASMLALIQVERSLVSSDPPVCSLAQEESFDDDTHLWRIIDIGLAGLKTEPGVDHPWGTKTQQESGSRWLLASGTGKTNNCQASKSKAIIVSNPQATRKNLDSLWSITIDSRHNQEGDLNSSSAAFVPLTRNSDVIFSDDITKGL from the exons ATGTCCTCTACTGATAGAGAGGATTCATACAATGGGCAGCAGCTGTTGAGGGACATTAAGGAGGTAAGCAAAGCTCTTTACTTGAACAACAACCCACCTCAGAGGCCACTCCTTTCGTTGCCTCCTCCTGTCCGATCTAGATCTCTTGCAGAGAATGGACTTTTACTGCCagataagaagaagagatcGTCAGTAGCATGGGACTGGAAGAAGCCTCTGAAAGCTATAGCTCATTTGGGGCAGCGTAGGTTTGATGTTTGTTTCCTTCTCCACGTTCACTCCATCGAAGGCCTGCCTTCGAGTTTGGACGGTACTAAACTAGTTGTCCAGTGGAAGAGGAAAGACGAGGTGATGTCCACTCAACCTTGCAGTGTTTCGCAAGGAACTGCCGAGTTTGAGGAGACTTTGACGCATAGATGTTCGGTCTACGGTAGCAAACATGGGCCCCATCGTTCTGCGAAATACGAGCAGAAGCTTTTCTTGGTCTGTGCCTCTCCCGTCGATGCTCCCTGGCTTGTTCTAGGGAAGCACTGGGTTGATCTCGCCAGGATCTTGCCTTTGTCTCTTGAGGAGATGGAAGGTGCGAGAAGAAGCTCGAGGAAGTGGGACACGAGCTTCGAGCTGTCTGGTGTGGCGGAGGAGGGTTCTGCTGTGTTGAATCTTAGTTTTGATTACTCGGTTGTCACCAGCTCTGTCTGTGATTCAactagtggtggtggtgggagtGTGGTGCTGAAGCGAGTTGGTAGTGTTCCGAGTATGGAGCGTAGATCTTCTTCACCGCTTGATGATGGGAATGGGAAGGTCTCCCATCAACTCTCGCCGAATCTGAGCCTTGATCTTTCAAGGTCGGTTGATCTTCTCTATGAAAAACTTAGCGAACAAAACCAAGAAAGATCAACAGGAACTGATGTAAAGTATGACCATCTGGAGACTGATAAGCAAGCAGATGACTCTGACAACACTGGAAAAAGAACTGATTCAAAGGAGTCCTCAGAAATTGAAATAATTGATGTCCTTGAGTTACTTAAAGACGAAGATGAAGATGCAGCCGTTTTAGAGGAAACCTTTTTTGTTGATCAGTTATCAGTGGCCGAGCTAAAAAGTGGAGGCCCCAAGTCTGCTTTAAGTAGCCATGTTGAGATTAAATCTTCATCAGCCATCGATGATTCTACTGACAAAGAAGCTAAATCTAGTTACAAAGCTGCAATGATATTGACGAAGTCACGAAGCTTGGATGACATTACCGAATCTGTGGCTAATGATTTTCTAAAGATGCTTGAACTTGAGGAAAGTTCTTATATATATACCTCAGATGGTGAACCTACATCTCCGCGTGAATCTCTGCTTCGAGAGTTCGAGAAGGAGGCTCTGGCTTCTGGAAACTGTCTCTTAGATGGTGGGGGAGAAGAATATGTGTCTGATACTGATGAGGAACCGAATGATTTCTCATTCTCCTCAAGTTCCGTGGGTGAGGGAAAGTCTCAGATCTTAATAAGCAGAAGGAGTGCCAAGCTACTTGAAGATTTGGAAACTGAAACTTTAATGCGAGAATGGGAGTTAGATGACAACAGTGTTTGCTCCGATGGGTTTGGAAGTCCAATAGAGCTTCCGGTTGGCGAGGAACTAGATTTGCCGCCACTTGGAGATAATATTGGTGGTCCTTTTGTTTGGACAAAAGGAGGAGGGTGTATCCGGTCTATGAGTCCGTTATTGTTCAGAAAGTGTAAGGATGCATCACGTCTGATCATGCAAGTTTCAGTCCCTGTGGTGTTAGTACCAGAATTAGGTTCTGATGTTCTTGAAATACTTCAAAGTTTGGCAGCTTCTGGAATCCAAGGGCTCTGCTCTGAGATTAATGCATTGATGCCTTTGGAAGATATCGTGGGGAAGACAATACATGAAGTTATCGAGGACACAGCATTTGAGAG AACCGCACATGATTGTTcttcaaaagaaaattttggGGGCTTTGGATCAGGTTATGTACCTCTTGACGCTCTTGCTTCCTTAGCTATTGATGGGATAGAGAGTCTGTCGGTAGAAGGATTAAAGATTCAATACAGCATGTCAGACCAAGATCCACCATCAGTCACTGCACCAAAACCCATGGATCAATCCGAGGCTTTGGAGTTGATTAGTTTTTCGTTAACGTTGGATGAGTGGTTAAGGCTTGACCATGGAACATCAGGAACACATATGAGAAAGAGAAGCTCAGCTCACCATGCCTATCAAGATCAAGCTTCTAATGGAAAGGGTAATAATACCTTAGGGAACAAGTTGACACTTGCTCTTAGAGTATTGCTTAGAGATCCATCTCGATATAATGAACCTGTTGGTGCATCTATGCTTGCTCTGATTCAAGTTGAAAGGTCTCTGGTTTCCTCAGATCCACCTGTGTGTAGTTTGGCTCAAGAAGAGTCCTTTGATGACGATACACATTTGTGGAGAATCATTGACATTGGTCTTGCGGGTTTGAAAACTGAGCCTGGTGTAGACCATCCGTGGGGTACGAAAACCCAGCAAGAGTCTGGATCCCGCTGGTTACTTGCAAGTGGTACTGGCAAAACCAACAACTGTCAAGCTTCTAAGTCAAAGGCGATCATTGTATCAAACCCACAAGCAACCAGAAAGAACTTGGACTCATTGTGGAGTATAACAATCGATAGCAGGCACAATCAAGAAGGTGATTTGAATAGTAGCTCTGCTGCCTTTGTTCCACTAACAAGAAATTCAGATGTGATATTTTCTGATGATATAACAAAAGGATTGTGA
- the LOC108854342 gene encoding probable WRKY transcription factor 50 isoform X2, with amino-acid sequence MNDAETNLGRRFSDDTYSGMNHSYGYQTSDDAHHPAAFFSGSSSSFDHPKSPSTNASVAAATATGSAEKQIKKEKKKVKERVAFKTQSDVEVLDDGFKWRKYGKKMVKNSPNPRNYFKCSADGCPVKKRVERDGDDPRFVITTYEGFHNHSSMN; translated from the exons ATGAATGATGCAGAGACAAACTTGGGGAGGAGGTTCAGCGATGATACTTACTCAG GGATGAATCATTCTTATGGTTATCAGACTAGTGATGATGCTCATCATCCTGCTGCCTTCTTCTCAGGTTCCTCTAGCAGTTTTGATCATCCCAAATCTCCAAGTACCAACGCATCTGTTGCCGCTGCTACAGCCACTGGTTCTGCCG aaaaacagattaagaaagaaaagaagaaagtaaaAGAGAGAGTTGCATTCAAGACACAGTCTGATGTAGAAGTGCTTGACGACGGGTTCAAGTGGAGAAAGTATGGAAAGAAGATGGTGAAGAATAGCCCAAATCCCAG AAACTACTTCAAGTGTTCAGCTGATGGCTGTCCCGTGAAGAAAAGGGTTGAACGAGATGGAGATGATCCGAGGTTTGTGATAACAACTTATGAGGGCTTCCACAATCACTCAAGCATGAACTAA
- the LOC108854342 gene encoding probable WRKY transcription factor 50 isoform X1 — protein sequence MNDAETNLGRRFSDDTYSGFDLPDMYLSDEWMDDNLVSAVSGMNHSYGYQTSDDAHHPAAFFSGSSSSFDHPKSPSTNASVAAATATGSAEKQIKKEKKKVKERVAFKTQSDVEVLDDGFKWRKYGKKMVKNSPNPRNYFKCSADGCPVKKRVERDGDDPRFVITTYEGFHNHSSMN from the exons ATGAATGATGCAGAGACAAACTTGGGGAGGAGGTTCAGCGATGATACTTACTCAGGTTTCGACCTTCCGGATATGTACTTGTCAGATGAATGGATGGACGATAATCTTGTGTCTGCGGTTTCAGGGATGAATCATTCTTATGGTTATCAGACTAGTGATGATGCTCATCATCCTGCTGCCTTCTTCTCAGGTTCCTCTAGCAGTTTTGATCATCCCAAATCTCCAAGTACCAACGCATCTGTTGCCGCTGCTACAGCCACTGGTTCTGCCG aaaaacagattaagaaagaaaagaagaaagtaaaAGAGAGAGTTGCATTCAAGACACAGTCTGATGTAGAAGTGCTTGACGACGGGTTCAAGTGGAGAAAGTATGGAAAGAAGATGGTGAAGAATAGCCCAAATCCCAG AAACTACTTCAAGTGTTCAGCTGATGGCTGTCCCGTGAAGAAAAGGGTTGAACGAGATGGAGATGATCCGAGGTTTGTGATAACAACTTATGAGGGCTTCCACAATCACTCAAGCATGAACTAA
- the LOC108854340 gene encoding uncharacterized protein LOC108854340 translates to MSLGALMREEKRARPASSQVYMSKDVDWQMLDKSRFFFLGAALFSGVSTALYPIVVLKTRQQVSPTHVSCANISLAIARLEGLKGFYKGFGTSLLGTIPARALYMTALEITKSSVGQATVRLGLSDTTSMAVSNGAAGLASAVAAQVVWTPIDVVSQRLMVQGDLSANKHVPGVISSCRYTNGLDAFRKILYSDGPRGFYRGFGLSLLTYAPSNAVWWASYSLSQKKIWSRFKGPCDRKENAPGSMVVQALSAAIASGCSALITMPVDTIKTRLQVLDAEENGRRRAMTVMQTVKSLMREGGFGACYRGLGPRWVSMSMSATTMITTYEFLKRLSTKKQR, encoded by the coding sequence ATGAGTTTAGGTGCTTTGATGAgggaagagaagagagcaagaccagcttcttctcAGGTGTACATGTCCAAAGATGTAGACTGGCAAATGCTTGATAAGTCAAGGTTCTTCTTCCTCGGTGCCGCTCTCTTCTCCGGTGTATCCACTGCTCTTTACCCTATCGTAGTCCTCAAGACAAGGCAACAAGTCTCACCGACCCACGTTTCCTGCGCCAACATCTCTCTGGCCATCGCTAGGCTCGAGGGTCTGAAAGGGTTCTACAAGGGGTTTGGTACATCTTTGCTTGGTACCATCCCGGCTCGTGCTCTCTACATGACGGCTCTAGAGATCACCAAGAGTAGTGTAGGCCAAGCAACTGTTAGGTTAGGTTTGTCTGATACAACGTCTATGGCTGTTTCCAACGGTGCAGCCGGTTTGGCCTCGGCAGTTGCTGCTCAGGTTGTCTGGACTCCTATTGATGTCGTGAGCCAACGGCTTATGGTTCAAGGAGACCTGTCGGCGAATAAGCATGTCCCTGGAGTGATCAGTTCTTGTAGATACACTAATGGGTTAGATGCTTTTAGAAAGATTCTTTACAGTGATGGACCGAGAGGGTTCTACAGAGGGTTTGGTCTCTCCCTCTTGACTTATGCACCTTCGAACGCTGTATGGTGGGCGTCTTATTCTTTGTCTCAGAAAAAGATTTGGTCTCGTTTCAAAGGTCCATGTGACCGTAAGGAAAACGCTCCTGGCTCAATGGTGGTTCAAGCGCTGAGTGCAGCCATAGCAAGCGGTTGTTCAGCTTTGATAACGATGCCGGTAGACACAATCAAGACGAGGTTGCAGGTTTTAGACGCGGAGGAGAATGGGAGGAGACGAGCGATGACAGTGATGCAGACGGTGAAGAGCTTGATGAGGGAAGGAGGGTTTGGGGCTTGTTACAGAGGGTTGGGACCAAGGTGGGTCTCAATGTCAATGTCTGCAACAACTATGATCACAACCTACGAGTTCTTGAAGCGTCTTTCCACTAAGAAGCAGAGATGA
- the LOC108854341 gene encoding PHD finger protein ALFIN-LIKE 4, with product MDGGGGGAAYNPRTVEEVFRDFKGRRNGMIKALTTDVQEFYRLCDPEKENLCLYGHPNEHWEVNLPAEEVPPELPEPVLGINFARDGMMEKDWLSLVAVHSDAWLLAVAFFFGARFGFDKADRKRLFNMMNDLPSIFEVVAGTAKKQSKEKSSVSNNSSNRSKSNSKRGSEPKPKYSKPEPKDEEEEEGVEEDEDDDDDDEQGETQCGACGESYAADEFWICCDLCENWFHGKCVKITPARAEHIKQYKCPSCSNKRARS from the exons ATGGacggaggtggtggtggtgcagCGTACAACCCACGAACGGTGGAGGAGGTTTTTAGGGATTTTAAGGGTCGTAGGAATGGCATGATTAAGGCTTTAACCACTG ATGTTCAGGAGTTTTACCGACTCTGCGATCCAG AGAAGGAGAACTTGTGCCTTTATGGACACCCGAACGAGCACTGGGAAGTGAATCTACCAGCTGAAGAGGTTCCCCCTGAGCTCCCGGAGCCTGTCTTGGGTATCAACTTTGCCCGAGACGGGATGATGGAAAAGGATTGGTTGTCCCTTGTTGCTGTCCACAGTGATGCATGGCTTCTTGCTGTTGCTTTCTTTTTTGGAGCCAGGTTTGGATTTGACAAAGCTGATAG GAAACGGCTTTTCAATATGATGAATGACCTCCCATCGATATTCGAGGTTGTGGCTGGCACCGCAAAGAAACAATCAAAGGAGAAGTCCTCTGTTTCCAACAACAGCAGCAACAGATCAAAGTCAAACTCCAAG AGAGGATCAGAACCTAAGCCCAAGTACTCAAAGCCAGAGCCcaaagatgaagaggaagaggaaggtgtggaagaggatgaagatgatgatgacgatgatgagcAAGGGGAAACACAATGTGGGGCATGTGGTGAGAGCTATGCCGCTGATGAGTTCTGGATCTGCTGTGACCTCTGCGAGAACTGGTTCCATGGGAAGTGTGTCAAGATTACACCAGCCAGGGCTGAGCACATCAAGCAGTACAAGTGCCCATCTTGCAGCAACAAGAGAGCTCgatcctaa